The Tessaracoccus flavus genome includes the window GGCTCGACGCCTTCGTGATCTGGCTCAACACCCAACACGCCTGGTACTCCGCAGACCACACCCCGGCCTGCTGGCCCGAACACCCAGGTTTGGTCCGCGAACTTGGCACCCTCGCCGCGATGCGCTACCAAGCCGGGGAAGCCACCAGCCCCATGGCGCTCGAGGAATGGCACCGCTACACACTGCCCGGCTACCTCGACCGCACCCGCGACCAACGCCGAGCCTGCGACGAGAAACACCAACCCTGGCCCGGGAGAGCCGCCCACACCCGCCACGCGGATGGGGCGGCGCGGCGCCGGCACCTCTTCGATGAGGATGTCGACCGGACGCCTGACGCCGAGGACACGCTCGCCCTCTGGCGTCTTCCTGTCCGTTTGTGAGCCCGAGCGTGACAAGGGGCTTTCCGGCGGCTGCTGCCCTTTCCTGTCGTGATGGGGGTTCACTGGTCTCTATTCGCCGATAGGGCTGAGCGGCGCCGATACGCGTATGGGTCCATCGGGCCTTGTCATGAGTCCAGGAGCATTCCGGCGAGGAGTGCTGTGGCTCGTGCCACAAGGCGGCCCTCTGCTGCTGAGAGTCGACCGGAGCGTCGCGGTTCGTCGGGGCGTCCGTGGCCGGTGCCGGCGTCATTGCGCAGTCGGTTGACGGCCACACCCAGCAGGAAGAGGCACTGTTGAACCTGCTTGTGGGGGTTCGGGTGGAGTTGGGTGGTGAGGTCTGGTGCGATTTCCAACCCTAGGGCGGTGAACGCGGCCGCAAGGGTCACGGGGTAGCTTCCCGCGTGACCGCCGACAGGATAGTGACCGTGTCTGTCTTGGAGCACATGGCGGGCGGCTGCCTCGTCGAGTTCCTTCCCTGTGCCGATCTGAAGTGGGGCATCGTCGGGGTTGAGGTTCACGCGGTTGACGTATGCCCGCAGGACATCGGTGAGTTCTGTGCCGGTGAGGTTGTCGATCACCGTTGGGTGGAGGATTCCCCCGGATGTCAGCGTGTATCCGGCTCGGCTGAGAGCTTCCTGGAGGCGTGTGATCTTGTCGCTGCCTGCATGGTTGTCGAGGGTGGTGGTGAACATGCCATCCGCGCGCATGAGGTCGACCAGGTGTCTGCAGAGTTGCAGTCCCGCGGCTGGGTCGTGGTCCGCGGCGTAGGTCATGATCTGCCTGATCCGTTTGGTCTTGCCGATGGCGGAGCCTTCTGGTGAACGGCCTGATGGGGCTGGGTCTCCGGCCTGCAGGTGGGAGCGTTCAACTGCGCGATCCAGCTCGTCGTGAGAGGGTCCCTGGCCGCGTTCAAAGAAGCTCCCGAGCACGGAGCCGATCTCGATCAAACTCATCATGTCCTTCTAGTGCTGACGGTTACGAGGCAGATGGACCACCTCTGCGAGTTGTTGCGGTGGTGTCTGAGCCGGCTCAGGGTCCTGCGGGCGGCGATCGAGCCGAATCACCGTAGAAGCGTCGTTGGCCCACGTCGTCCAGCTGGCTACGTAGCGGGCGTCTAGTCCGTGGTGGGCGGCGGCGAGGTGGATGCTGTGGTGCAGGTCTGTGCGTGGGAAGGCCTTGGAGAGTGCCTTGGTCAACCAGATGGCGGTTTCGGCGGACACTTCGACGGGCTCGTTGCGGTTCCAGCCTCGCGCGGAGATCTGACGGTAGAGGCTGCGCGCGTGGTCGTCGTCGATCACTTCCAGCTGACGGAACCGGGTGACCAGCATCTTGATCGCAACTCCCCAGGTCATCTTCAACCTCTGCAGGGCCCCGAGAGTGACGCGTCCCCCAGCCGATGTGTGCCAGTCGTCCAGGAGGGGTGCGGCGGGCGTGAGGAACGCGGCGGCGAATCGGTGGGCCTGATTCTCCAGCCTCTTGGCCTCGTCAGGGGTACGCGGCGGTGCCAGCTCCGAGTGCATCGCCAGGTGACCGATCTCGTGGGCGACGGTGAACCGCTGACGGTCACCAGGAACCCCGGTGCGCCCCGGGCCAGCGACCCGGACGAACGGCCGCCCGTCGATCCGCTGAGACAACCCGAGATGCCTGCCCAGCTCTGAGTCCATCGGCAACACGGTGCACCCGACGCGTTCAGCGGCTCGAATGACGTTGCGGACGACACCGCCTTCGGGGATCTCCGCCGCAGCCCGCACTTCCCCGGCGAACTCCTCAATCGCGTCCTCGTCGTTCGGGTCACCGACCATCAGAGGAAGGCTGTCGGGGACACGATGCAGCCCGACACCATCGATGAACTCGTAAGCCACCAGATTGTCGGCCAGCACACTGTCGACCACTTTCGCGGAAGCATCGGCGTAGGCACGGAGCCACGGCCTAGTCGACACGCCGTCGAACCCGGAGCGGCTCAGGTAGTGGGTCGTGCACCCCAGACGATCGGCCAATGCTCTGAGCAGTCCCTCGTCCGGCGCGAGTCGACCGGTCTCCAGCTTCGACACCACAGCGTTGCCAGCCATGCCGAGCTGACGGCTCAGCTCGGTTTGGGAGAGGCCGGTGGCAACCCTCAGACGACGCACTCGTTCTCCCACCGAGGCGCTGTCAATCACGAGTTCACCCCCAACAGGCCGGGAAGCATCCCCCGACCGACCAGGCTGTCGTCATCGAAACCAGGAAGCTGGTCCTCGGCATCGGAGAGGAACCGCCCACCATCGCGCGAGGATGTCGGCCCCAATGAGACATGGGGCCCCAATAGGAGGTGCCCCACCCGCGAGGCGGTGGACCCCAGAATCTCGGCGACGAACACTTCATCGATCGTGCGCAGCGGCGTGACCGTGTATCCCAGGACCCACTGCTCCTCCCGGATCAAAGAGTCAGCATCGATGGCTGGCTTCAACAGGTTCGAATTGGCACCCATCAGCATCTCGAACTCTCCGGTCTCCTCACTCCTGGTGGCCTTCTTCACTCGGTACCGGCGGTACACGTCCTCGTCGCACCACACCAGATCCCACCCCCGAACGTCGAGGCAGGAGGAAGTCCAACCAGAGCCCCGCATCGACGGGCACCGTGGAGCACAAGGCTTCGAACCATCTCACCGGCGATATGCTCCGTCTCGCTGTACGCCGGGTGACGATCCAACGCCGCCTGAATGGTGTGCGTATGGCACTCCACCTCGTCACGGATGGCCTCTGCCACCGCGTGCAGACCGTCCAGTTCATCGACACACAGCTCACCCATCGCGAAATACTATTCGAGCAGATGCTACATGTCCAGGGGGGTGCCCCAGATCAGGGCCTCAAGGAGGGACTGACTTTCGGCCAGAGTTTCGGCTTGTGGGGCCGCGAGTGACCCGGGGCGCATGTGATACTACGGCTGTCGTTCTCGCTGGGGGTGCGGTGTGGTCGGCGCATTGCCGCGTCGGGGTTGGGGGAGTGTCGCGGTGGCTGGCTCGTTGGTGCGTGGGTTGTGGTTGGCGGTGTCGGTGGCGTTGATCACTGGGTTGGGTGTCGCGTCGCCGGCTCGGGCGGATGACCCGGAGGACACGCCGCCGGCGGCCGATGTGGTGGTGCGGCCGGATTGGGTCTCAGCGTCGGTGACTGCGCGCGCGTCGGGTGTGCGGGTGGAGGTGTTGTCGGAGCGTTCGGAGACCACGCAGGTGTTCGTGAACGCGGATGGCACTGTGGTGGAGGAGACGGCGTTCGCGCCGGTGCGGTTCCGCGACGAGGCGGGCTCGGAGGGGTGGCGTGAGATCGACACCACTCTGGTCGCGGCGGGGGATGGGTCTGTGTCGCGGTGTCGCTGGATATGACTGGGCAGGCGCAGGCATGGTCGGCCACCACCGCGTCAACGGTGGGGATGATGCTGCGGGCGGATTCGGAGACTGATTCGACGTATTGGAAGAGGTTCCATTCGTCGGAGGGCTCGTATAAGCCGGTGGTGTCGGTGTCGTATAGCCGGGTTCCGGATGTGCCGGTGGCGCCGTCGGTGGCGGGCCTGACCAGCGCGACCACGTCTGCTGGGGTGAAGGGGTTTGTGGGGGTGAAGCGGCCGGTGGTGTGGGTGCCGGTCAAGGATCCGGATGCCGATACGGTCACGGCAGTGTTCCACCGGTTCACCTCCGCTTCGGCGACCACGGGCGGGGTGGAGGTGTGTCGGGGTTCGGCGGCCAGCGGTGGCACGGTGTCGTGCACCCCGACCACGGATCTGCCGGGAAACACCACGGTGTGGATTCGGGGCACGGCGTACGACGGCAGGTCCTGGTCCGCGTGGGGGCCGGCGGTGGAGGTGAGGACCGCGTTCGCGACCCCCCTGACCCCGACCATCGCGTGTGTCAGCGGGGACGGGTCCTGGTCCGAGACCGTCCGAGCGTCGGAGTCGTGCACGATCACCGCACGCTTCGACGCCGGGAATGCGGTCTCTGCGCCGACGAGTGTGTGGTTCCGGGTTGATGGTGGGTCGTGGCAGAGCGTGTCGTTGACCCAGATCACCGCTAACACGCTGGCCAAGACGGTCACTGTTGGGGGTACGGCGGGTGGGCATCGGGTGGAGGCGTACGCGAAGTC containing:
- a CDS encoding abortive infection family protein yields the protein MSLIEIGSVLGSFFERGQGPSHDELDRAVERSHLQAGDPAPSGRSPEGSAIGKTKRIRQIMTYAADHDPAAGLQLCRHLVDLMRADGMFTTTLDNHAGSDKITRLQEALSRAGYTLTSGGILHPTVIDNLTGTELTDVLRAYVNRVNLNPDDAPLQIGTGKELDEAAARHVLQDRHGHYPVGGHAGSYPVTLAAAFTALGLEIAPDLTTQLHPNPHKQVQQCLFLLGVAVNRLRNDAGTGHGRPDEPRRSGRLSAAEGRLVARATALLAGMLLDS
- a CDS encoding XRE family transcriptional regulator; translated protein: MIDSASVGERVRRLRVATGLSQTELSRQLGMAGNAVVSKLETGRLAPDEGLLRALADRLGCTTHYLSRSGFDGVSTRPWLRAYADASAKVVDSVLADNLVAYEFIDGVGLHRVPDSLPLMVGDPNDEDAIEEFAGEVRAAAEIPEGGVVRNVIRAAERVGCTVLPMDSELGRHLGLSQRIDGRPFVRVAGPGRTGVPGDRQRFTVAHEIGHLAMHSELAPPRTPDEAKRLENQAHRFAAAFLTPAAPLLDDWHTSAGGRVTLGALQRLKMTWGVAIKMLVTRFRQLEVIDDDHARSLYRQISARGWNRNEPVEVSAETAIWLTKALSKAFPRTDLHHSIHLAAAHHGLDARYVASWTTWANDASTVIRLDRRPQDPEPAQTPPQQLAEVVHLPRNRQH